In one window of Nicotiana tabacum cultivar K326 chromosome 12, ASM71507v2, whole genome shotgun sequence DNA:
- the LOC107771753 gene encoding uncharacterized protein LOC107771753 yields MTIQKVITLVFFLTLSSFCQGTINDQSQFFVLMKKSLTGNSLSNWDIEKPLCQYKGIGCDNQGNITKIDVSGWSLSGQFPNDVCTYLPRLQILHLSHNNFQGGFPKSITNCSFLEELNMSATSLTGQIPDLSPLQSLKLLDLSNNQLTGDFPLSITNLTNLVLLNMNENRHFNAWQLPQDISRLTKLKWMILTACKLHGPIPVSIGNMTSLIDLELSGNRLVGKIPRELGQLKNLKLLELYYNQLEGQIPEELGNLTELIDLDMSVNNLTGKVPESISRLPKLEVLQLYHNSLSGEFPAALANSTTLNILSLYDNLFTGEVPQNFGLSSALLALDLSENQFSGKLPPFLCNGGKLNYILLLQNMFSGELPEGYAKCESVVRFRVNYNQLEGRIPEELFTLPHVSIVDVSYNHFSGPIPKTIGSAKNLSELFMQSNRFSGLLPFEISGAINLVKLDLSNNLLYGPIPSGIGDLKSLNLLLLQGNKFNSSIPESLSSLKSLNYLDLSSNLLMGSIPESLGELLPNSMNLSNNLLSGPIPLLFIKGGVLESFSGNPGLCVPASLNSSDINFQTCSHSYNHKKTNNIAWIIGASVGIVIVGVILFLKRWFGNKKAETEHDDHSLSSSFFSYDVKSFHRLSFDQREIVEAMVEKNIVGYGGSGAVYKIELSNGGVVAAKKLWSHKHKHSVSDDQLVLDKELKTEVETLGNIRHKNIVKLYCYFSSLDCSLLVYEYMLNGNLWHALHGGKFVLDWPIRHQIALGVAQGLAYLHHDLMPPIIHRDIKSTNILLDIDYQPKVADFGIAKVLQARGGKDSSTTVIAGTYGYLAPEYAYSSKATTKCDVYSFGVVLMELITGKKPVESEFGENKNIVYWVSTKVETKEGAFEVLDKKVSDSFKEDMIKVLRIAIRCTYSTPAQRPTMNEVVQLLIEADPCKFNCCNMSNKKKIDTEEVINKPKSIYDL; encoded by the exons ATGACTATTCAGAAAGTTATCACTCTTGTGTTTTTTCTTACCTTGTCCAGCTTTTGTCAAGGTACAATAAATGATCAATCTCAGTTCTTTGTTCTAATGAAGAAGTCTCTCACAGGGAATTCTTTGTCTAATTGGGATATTGAAAAACCTCTTTGTCAATATAAAGGAATTGGCTGTGATAATCAAGGGAATATTACAAAAATTGATGTTTCAGGTTGGTCTTTATCAGGCCAATTTCCTAATGATGTGTGCACTTATTTACCAAGATTACAAATTCTCCATCTTAGTCACAACAATTTCCAAGGTGGTTTTCCTAAAAGCATCACTAATTGCTCCTTTTTGGAAGAGTTGAATATGAGTGCAACATCACTTACAGGACAAATTCCAGACTTGTCACCTTTACAATCTCTGAAGTTACTTGATCTTTCCAATAATCAATTAACAGGTGATTTTCCTTTGTCAATTACCAACCTCACCAACTTAGTCCTCCTCAACATGAACGAAAATCGCCATTTCAATGCATGGCAATTACCACAGGATATTTCCAGGCTTACAAAACTCAAGTGGATGATCTTAACAGCCTGCAAATTGCATGGACCAATTCCAGTGTCAATAGGAAACATGACGTCTCTTATTGATCTTGAATTAAGCGGAAATCGCCTAGTTGGTAAGATACCAAGAGAGTTGGGACAGCTAAAGAATTTGAAACTCCTTGAACTTTATTACAACCAACTCGAAGGTCAAATCCCCGAGGAGCTTGGAAATTTAACTGAACTTATAGACTTGGATATGTCTGTTAACAATTTAACAGGCAAAGTTCCGGAGTCTATAAGCCGCCTTCCTAAGCTAGAAGTTTTGCAGCTTTACCATAATTCTCTTTCAGGAGAGTTTCCAGCAGCACTTGCAAATTCGACAACGTTAAATATCCTGTCCCTATATGACAATCTCTTCACAGGAGAAGTCCCACAAAACTTTGGTCTTTCATCAGCTTTATTAGCATTGGACTTGTCTGAAAATCAATTTTCAGGAAAGCtaccaccttttctttgtaatgGAGGTAAACTGAATTATATTCTTTTACTCCAAAATATGTTCTCAGGTGAACTGCCTGAAGGGTATGCAAAATGTGAATCTGTTGTTCGCTTTCGAGTGAATTACAATCAGTTGGAGGGAAGAATACCAGAAGAGCTTTTTACTCTTCCACATGTttcaattgttgatgttagctaTAACCATTTTAGTGGTCCAATTCCTAAAACAATTGGAAGTGCTAAGAATTTATCTGAACTGTTCATGCAAAGTAACAGGTTTTCAGgtttgcttccttttgaaatttcTGGAGCTATTAATCTTGTGAAGCTTGATCTTAGCAATAACCTTTTGTATGGTCCAATTCCTTCTGGTATTGGTGACTTGAAAAGCCTCAATTTGTTACTTTTACAAGGTAACAAATTCAATTCTTCAATTCCTGAGTCACTTTCTTCACTTAAATCTTTGAACTATCTTGATCTTTCAAGTAATCTTTTGATGGGGAGTATTCCTGAAAGCCTAGGTGAATTGTTACCAAATTCAATGAATTTGTCAAACAATTTACTTTCTGGTCCTATACCTCTCTTGTTTATAAAAGGAGGTGTTTTGGAAAGTTTTTCAGGGAATCCGGGACTTTGTGTCCCGGCCTCCCTGAATTCATCAGACATAAATtttcaaacatgttcacatagtTATAACCATAAGAAAACAAACAACATTGCTTGGATTATTGGGGCATCAGTGGGAATTGTTATTGTTGGAGTTATCTTGTTTCTCAAACGATGGTTTGGTAACAAAAAAGCGGAGACAGAACATGATGATCACTCCTTGTCATCATCATTTTTCTCCTACGATGTTAAGAGTTTCCATCGATTAAGCTTTGATCAACGTGAGATTGTTGAAGCTATGGTAGAGAAAAACATTGTTGGATATGGAGGATCAGGAGCTGTGTATAAGATTGAGTTAAGTAATGGAGGAGTTGTTGCTGCAAAGAAGCTGTGGAGTCACAAACATAAGCATTCTGTTTCTGATGATCAATTGGTTTTGGACAAGGAACTAAAAACTGAAGTTGAGACTCTTGGTAACATAAGGCACAAGAACATTGTGAAGTTATACTGCTATTTCTCAAGTTTGGATTGCAGTTTGTTGGTTTATGAATACATGCTAAATGGAAACCTTTGGCATGCTCTACACGGGGGAAAGTTCGTATTAGATTGGCCTATTCGACATCAGATTGCACTCGGTGTAGCACAGGGTTTAGCATATCTTCACCATGATCTTATGCCACCAATTATTCACagagatatcaaatctaccaacATTCTCCTGGATATTGATTACCAGCCCAAAGTTGCTGATTTTGGCATAGCCAAAGTTTTGCAAGCCAGAGGAGGGAAAGATTCTAGTACCACTGTTATTGCTGGAACTTATGGTTACTTAGCTCCAG AATATGCATATTCTTCCAAGGCAACTACAAAGTGTGATGTGTATAGTTTTGGAGTTGTTCTAATGGAGCTGATCACTGGAAAAAAGCCAGTGGAGTCAGAATTTGGAGAGAACAAGAACATTGTTTATTGGGTTTCAACAAAAGTGGAAACTAAAGAAGGAGCATTTGAAGTCTTAGATAAAAAAGTCTCAGATTCATTCAAGGAAGACATGATTAAGGTACTTCGTATAGCTATACGTTGTACGTATAGTACGCCAGCTCAACGCCCGACTATGAATGAAGTTGTTCAGCTACTAATTGAGGCAGATCCATGCAAATTCAATTGTTGCAACATgtcaaataagaagaaaattgACACAGAAGAAGTGATCAATAAGCCAAAGAGCATATATGATTTGTAA